DNA from Larimichthys crocea isolate SSNF chromosome XIII, L_crocea_2.0, whole genome shotgun sequence:
gtctctctgtctctctgctactTCTATCGTCCACATGCAACGTCAAGATTAAAGCAAACACGCTCCAGAGCAACATTCATTTAACGTTTGCTTTGCAAACACAGAGCCTttacaaataatatatatattttttaaaaacgtgtCTGGGTGATAAACCGAGGAGCTCTGTCCGTGGAGGACGCCATTACGCAAAGTCCTAGGTCCGAAATGCCAAAATGATCATGGTGCGTGTGCGCCTGGACAGCTCTCGGACCCTGGGACAACGCCATCCCTATCGGAGTAGAGaaacagtgtatatatatttacagacaaTCGCGGATGTGTGGAGCGGATCCTTCCCTTCGCATTGGAGCTTCCTCGGACCTACAGCCAGCCATTTTAGAGCCGAGGGTCCGAGACACCGAGAGCGCGACCCGGCAGCTTTAGGACAAACTTTCCCGGCGCGCTGTCATTTCCCTGCAGCCCTGCTTTTGCTGTCGGAGCCGGCGTAAGACGCGCCGGACCCCCTTTCGATacatttaaaactgtattttaaactATACTCCACCCATACACTCGCTGCATAGGGACTGGCTTACCCGTGCTGAGGATATTTCCGGAGGACCAAATATGACTGTGCAGTGTAAAGGGTGATGCTGCGAATgccgagggagggaggggtcaAGGGGAGTTGCTATGGTGTCGCAGCCTACCGGGTCCGACCAGTAGCCATGTTCAGCCTATGAGTACGGTTGAACCTGCAGCCTGAATAGAAAGGCTCACTGTGcgcctgagagacagagagacgggaAGCAAagcaccagacagacagacagacagacagacagacagacagagagaggaagaagaggatgagagatggagagaaatgaACTTGAACTCAACACATTacacactttgtgtgtttgtctttaaatactaataataaataaaataaaaaatgaaaccagaCAGCAGAACCGTTGTGACATtactttatttcaaatgaacaCTTACAAGCCTCTGGACTTGATGCGTCACGACTCAACAGAGGGGGAAGATCACACAGTGAGGTATCACAGAGTCAAGAGTTAGGTTACATGGAGGTATCATCACTGGCATAACATGTATTAATggatttgtatgtgtgtatatatatatacatcatcATAAAGGGATAGCAGCTGGCTTTGCAGATTATAATTGCAGTTTGATAGGATGCAGAAGAGAGCGACAAAGGCCATGAGTGCAGGGTGAAGAATATTTCAGTGTCTTACAGACTATAATCATAGCATAGATAGTTGAAGTAAAGCTGCAGCAGCGTGGAGAAGATCTGATGCGGGTGATGAGTGCTGGAGGTGTGACACGGTTTAACGGTTGTCGGATGGGGAGAGGTCAGACTTCCAGGTCATCACCGGGCTTGCATGCTTCAATCTCTGAGACCAGCCGGTGAGGGAACAGTTTATACTGCAACCACGTGGgctctgaaaaacaaagagaaggagTCACCAACTGTCAATCAGTTCTTCTGACTGACATGCTGAAACTGATAAGAAAAGGATTGGGCCTGTGAAGGTGGtccaggttttgtttttttgttctttaccCATGTAGCAGGCTGGTGGCTGCAGCTTCCCATCAAAGCAGGTCTGGGGTGCGGTGAAGCTGCACTGCTTGTGAGGATGTTTGCAGTAGAACGCCACATTTTCTCCATGAGGAACCATGGCATCTGTAACGTCAAACGGCCAGCGCTTCACTCCATTGATCATCACACGGCTTCGCTCAGCAGGGATGAGACAGCGAGCTGTGGGTAAAAGTATAATATAAGCATTAAAtacacatgtatgtgcatgttttttttaagtatctACGACTGTGTatgatgcatgtgtgttaaTACAAACTTTCTTCATTTTGCATACAGTGAATGAACTTATGTTTCTGGTGTGACCATTTAAAACATCCCTCACCTCTGCAGTATGGAGGCGTTGCACTCCAGCTGCCATTCGACAGACAGGTGACCTTCTGAGGTCCATCCAGCAGGAAGTTCTTTTTACAGAGGTAGTGGATGTCAAAGCCGGTTTCATATTCAATCTTCTGGACAGCCACCACGTAGCCATGCTCCACCTCTCGGGGAGGTTGGCAGTACACCGctaaagagagtgagagaagcaGATTATCAATCTGCTGATTCAGGAGGTGCAATAATctttaaaacacagaagagTGGAGTTACTCCAAAAAGCTAGAAACTATGCACTACCTCTGTCcttcttttttaatcttatctttgctttgttttaacaaaagccAGGGTCAGTCATAGTCCACTTAGTGTGATGCAAGAAGCACCTCGCTGTGAAAACAGGCCATGCAATCCCAATTTGGGCCACAAGGTGGCAGAAAAGCACTGCGAAACAGAGCAGTATTGctcagaagacacacacacacacacacacacacacacacacacacacttgaagaggtttttccttctgtctcctTCTGCAGTCCACTCTTTTTCACATATCTACACTTGGACACAACTAATAAGTGTTCATCCTTGCAGAACAAACGCGCAGGTCACTCCACTGAGCCAACCTTTGTTCcatcttctgctgctgctaaccTTGAGAGATGCATGAGGGCAAAGcgacacacatgcatgctctcatacacacacacacacacacagtgcaagaTGCAGCACACTTACTTTTGCAGATGGGGTGAGGATACTGCCAGGTCTGATTATCCTGGCAGAAATTTTCACTGCTCCCCACTATATCCGCCCTGCGGGACAGAAAAGAGAGCGTGATGGAGACAGATGGCTGAGTGACATTTACAGTATTGACAGCTGAGGAGCTTCATCTaaataaaagtgattaaaaaaaaggtgtaaatgattttccactctgtctctctttcacagtGTCTAAATGTTGTGTGCACAGTTCTGGCTGACACATCCACTCCAGGCTCATCTTATCCTGTGCATGAGTCAGTGTGTAAAGGGGAGTCAATACAAGATTAGACTGTAATGACCTAGTTAGCTCAATGGAGAGATCGTCAGCTGGGAGATCAAAATGAATTCCCTGCCATTCATCGTTCATCATCCGTCCTTCCCCAACACCTCTCCTGTAGTCAAGCCTCccctccactccctccctctttcttcacACTCCTTCCTCGTCTTCTCACTTCCTCCATTTCTACCTTCGCATCATTTCAGGTTTTCATAGCCTCTGCCTACGCTCTCACAACCTTAAGCTCCCCCCCACTCTCTCACCCAGACAGGCAGCTGTAGCGGATGGAAGTTCCTACTGTAGCATCACCCTGGATGCTGAAGGTGTTGGTGACTTCCTCGGGCAGAGGGCAGGTTTGGACTGCGGGAGGTTTGGGTGACTCAGCCTCTGAAGGTCAAAGAACAACAGAAAGACTTAACTGTCAGATCCTTTATTGAAATGTTAGTAGCAAAGACTGCAGAAATATTCTACCCTGCATTTAAGAGAAAAATACACACGCTGACAAAAGAACAGTCAGATCAGCCTTCACGTACTTTTATTCCATTTCATCTGCAGAGGAATTGCATCTCCTCATAGCAGTTGCTTTACTTCAGGACTTTCCTTGAGTATTTCCAAATCGTActattatactattatatactTCTACATTTTCCTCTCATCTACTACAGTTCA
Protein-coding regions in this window:
- the ntd5 gene encoding beta-2-glycoprotein 1-like; translated protein: MASRMDRALLLLSLWALTGTVSLQASGSCPERLVGEERRRTCPRPCKADKDCGNKRQCLCDGQCGLSCVAPGRTCPWPLPPSENSVARLLSPTHSFSALFEVRCKPGFALPNGLDVTIRRCQGDRQWSGDEPNCTEAESPKPPAVQTCPLPEEVTNTFSIQGDATVGTSIRYSCLSGADIVGSSENFCQDNQTWQYPHPICKTVYCQPPREVEHGYVVAVQKIEYETGFDIHYLCKKNFLLDGPQKVTCLSNGSWSATPPYCRARCLIPAERSRVMINGVKRWPFDVTDAMVPHGENVAFYCKHPHKQCSFTAPQTCFDGKLQPPACYMEPTWLQYKLFPHRLVSEIEACKPGDDLEV